The Thermus filiformis genome contains a region encoding:
- a CDS encoding V-type ATPase subunit: MDDFSYLNARVRARRASLLPEGFFQEALDLSFPDFLRALSETVYGQELSGQDLGAVDRAVTRTQEEQVADLVDLAGGEAKEALRLLFLKNDLTNLKALLRAQDKEGLAFLPGTLKEGVLKALLEAPDPQAMAQILSVPGHPLAQALREAVRRGGDLEAILATLDQIFFQGAKKVAQRLGDPVLQTYLALEIDALNLARAFQGQGREAPFVPGGRYVDKVRFTRLLEGDYAVLDELSKTPLSGLSGVRSLAELERRLRCALLKAARRGASDPLGVGLALSYVKEREWEGQRIRLLARRAYFGLPKERVEEEVFCA; the protein is encoded by the coding sequence ATGGACGACTTCAGCTACCTGAACGCCCGGGTCCGGGCCCGCCGGGCGAGCCTCCTTCCTGAGGGGTTCTTCCAGGAGGCCCTGGACCTGAGCTTCCCCGACTTCCTGCGGGCCCTCTCCGAGACGGTCTATGGCCAGGAGCTCTCCGGACAGGACCTCGGCGCGGTGGACCGGGCGGTGACCCGGACCCAGGAGGAGCAGGTGGCCGACCTGGTGGACCTGGCGGGCGGGGAGGCGAAGGAGGCCCTGCGCCTCCTCTTCCTGAAGAACGACCTCACCAACCTCAAGGCCCTCCTCCGGGCCCAGGACAAGGAAGGGCTGGCCTTCCTGCCGGGGACGCTCAAGGAGGGGGTCCTTAAGGCCCTCCTCGAGGCCCCGGACCCTCAGGCCATGGCCCAGATCCTCTCCGTGCCCGGCCACCCCCTGGCCCAGGCCCTGCGGGAGGCGGTGCGGCGGGGCGGGGACCTGGAGGCCATCCTGGCTACCCTGGACCAGATCTTCTTTCAGGGGGCCAAGAAGGTGGCCCAGCGCCTGGGAGACCCGGTCCTCCAGACCTACCTGGCCCTGGAGATAGACGCCCTGAACCTGGCCCGGGCCTTCCAGGGCCAGGGCCGGGAGGCCCCCTTCGTCCCCGGGGGGCGGTACGTGGACAAGGTCCGCTTCACCCGGCTTCTGGAGGGGGACTACGCGGTTTTGGACGAGCTCTCCAAGACCCCGCTTTCCGGCCTTTCCGGGGTGCGGAGCTTGGCCGAGCTGGAGCGCCGCCTGCGCTGCGCCCTGCTGAAGGCGGCCAGGCGGGGGGCCTCCGATCCTTTGGGGGTGGGCCTGGCCCTTTCCTACGTGAAGGAGCGGGAGTGGGAGGGGCAGAGGATCCGCCTGCTCGCCCGCCGGGCCTACTTCGGCCTGCCCAAGGAGCGGGTGGAGGAGGAGGTGTTCTGCGCATGA
- a CDS encoding V-type ATP synthase subunit F, with the protein MKLAVIADPEAAMGFRLAGFLAYGATTPEEARRHLEELVQSPDVALVAVDQALLPEPEKAVERLMRGRDLPVLLPISGLKDAFQNPDVEAYMRALVRQTIGFDIKL; encoded by the coding sequence ATGAAGCTCGCGGTCATCGCCGACCCCGAGGCCGCCATGGGCTTCCGGCTCGCCGGTTTCCTGGCCTACGGGGCCACCACCCCGGAGGAGGCCAGAAGGCACCTGGAGGAGCTGGTCCAGTCCCCGGACGTGGCCCTGGTGGCCGTGGACCAGGCCCTGCTTCCGGAGCCGGAGAAGGCGGTGGAGAGGCTGATGCGGGGCCGGGACCTGCCGGTCCTCCTGCCCATCTCCGGCCTCAAGGACGCCTTCCAGAACCCGGACGTGGAGGCCTACATGCGGGCCTTGGTCCGTCAGACCATCGGGTTTGACATCAAGCTATAA